The following nucleotide sequence is from Neokomagataea tanensis.
GGTGCTTTGGCAGGAGAATATGGCGGTAAGATGAAGTTTTTACGACACGTCATCCTACCACTGCGTAAAGCGCTGTTATTGCTGAGATAGCGCCAAAAAAGTCACAGCGTCTTGCAGGTCATTTTGGCGGGTATGAATAGTCGCGGTCAGTTCTTTGTCACCGCCCCACACCGCCTCTTGCTTGCGTTCATCGGCGGTAATAATGGACACGGCCTGCTCAAGCGTAAGGCCACCTTCCAGCAAAGCAAGCCCGACCAGTACGCTGCCGCCAGCCTGCACAATCACGCCCAGCGCAGCCAGTTCAGCTTCATTGCGCTCTGCCAGCCAAAGTTCCAAAGCATTTACATAGTCCGGTGCTTGCGTAACGGGCATTAACCCCGTTGTTACAACAGGGCGTATCTGCCGCTCTGCCAACCACGCCATCAGCCTCTGTAACGACTCGCCACCGGTGCCTCCATCGTAACACAAAGCGTCATCCAGCCCGAAAGACAGCAGCGCTGAGCGCGGAACCGACATATCAGGTCGGATGCGCTCAATCATTGTGCCTGTTATGCGCGTCAATGGCAGGGATTCGGGCTGAAAAGTGCCTTCTTCAATACGCCCCCACTCTGCGGCAATCGCCTCCGCAAGAGGGCGCTGCGCTACAGCCAGCGTGCTTCCTTTGGGCAAGCGTATCGGACGCCCATCCAAAGCGGGCATGTATACTGTCCCGAGGCCGTGCTCAGCCTGTTGTTCTATGACTGAGACACTCTTCCAAAATCGCCTTTTTGCGCTCAATGCAACACTCCCAGTGCCTTTAATAAATCACTCGCCCGATTATGATGTCGCTCATTCGCCTTGGGCTCAGGCCCGGGCTGGTTTTGCCGCCCCGCAGCGAGCCATGCTCCACACGGATCATCTGATGTGTCAGACGCTCCCCCGAGTGTTAATTGGGCATTGCCGTTTGCATCGCGCTCCGGCTGCACACTCAGATTATGCCAAGGACCATCCAGCATAATTGGCGCTGATGCTTCCGCACCAGCAAGCTGAAGCGATGGGCGGAGATGCAAAGTAAGGTTCTCGGCCACAAGCCCGATCTGACCATGGCCAGAAACCTGCATATTGCCTGCCTGCAAGCCCAGCGCATCCACTATAGCACTACCATCAGACAGCGTCAGATGTGTGCCCAAACACCGCAAACTACGCTCACCATTCCCGATAAACGCTGCAGCTTGCGGACCTGCCAAATGCGCAAGCCACGTGCCGCTAACGCGCGCATCAACCATTGAAAAGCCAATACTCCCCGCCAAAGTGGCTCGCAGACTTTCCGTATCCTGCCCTGCACCACTCAACTCGCCAACAATTTGGACAGGTCCACGCAAAACCTCCGGCATTTCTATAACGCCCTGCACCCACTCCGCAGGCATGATGAAGGAGGACGCCTGCACGTGCAGATGTGCTGGCAAGGTTGACGCATCTATATCCAGCTTTCCGCCAAGAGGCACAGTCAGGCTCTGCCCTTTAAGGCCATCCACCATCAAATGCCCCGCTGACAAAGAAATTTGCGCTGAAATGCCTGCGTAATCTACTCCACCTGCATGCAACTGTTCTGCGCTGATGTGCATATCGCCATCAGCTTTACGTAGCCATTGCACCCAACTGGGCAAAGCTTTTTCAGTATTCTGCGCATCAGCCGAGGGGGGAGCTACTTCTGAAGCGCTCGTACCGCCTTTATCCGCGGCTGCTCCCATTTTTACCAGAGCTTGCGGCACGGAAGCCGGTGCTTTGGCCGTTATTGCAGCGCTTGTCGCTCCCTTTGGCGGGATTGAACTCCCTGACGCCTGCATAAGGGCATCTATGTCTAAATGCTTTGAAGTCAGCGAGCCGGCCAGATGCACTCGTGATCCGTCTGACCGTTTGATCAGCACATTCCCGGCTAGAGCAGCCTCTTGGCTCTCAAGTGCCAAATCGTCAATCGTATAGTCATGCTGAGCATTAATGGTGACTGCGCCTCCGACAGCAACGTCATGCAGCAGATTGAAAGGCGTATGCAGTTGGTCCGCCTTACCCTGCACAGTCAGTTTTGCGGTTGCTCCCAAAGAACCGCTCACAGTGAGTACCAAATTGTCTTGGGCGTTCAGTGGGGGCGATGAACTGGATGCGCCCAATGTATTGGAGAGCGACAAAGCCTCGCTACGCAACTCTGCATGTACCGGGACAAAATTGCCCTTGCCCGCTCTTCGCAAGAAATCCGTGATTCCAGCGAGCGTTCCTGCCTGCCCTGAAGCGTGCCAGTCGCTTCCCTGCCATTCAATATCCGTTTCCACCGACAAGGGGGCCTGCTCAGAATCCGCACCAATAGTTACATGCCCGAAAGTCACGTGCTTAATCGGTAAGTTACCCGCATGGAGATGTATTGCCGTCACTGTAATGCCTGGCATTGGCCAGTAGTTTCCTTGCGCGGCAACAGATTTTACGCTCAGGGCCTGCTTGTCGATGTCACCGGATAAGCTGATATCACCGCCAAATGACGGGATATGCGGCAAATCTGCGTGCGGAAAAAGCTTCTGCATGTCCTGCAGGTCAAGCCACTCCCCGCGGACACGCAATATCAAACCACGCATCAAACGTGGGTCGCTTATTGACCCATCAACATTCATCCAGTCACGCCGGGTATCCGGACCAAGCGATGTTGCAAGGCTGAAAGACCACGCTTGTCCGTTGGGTGTGGCCGCAGATCCAAACGCATTAAGCGCACCCAGATGTCCTTTTAACGAGAAGGGAGTTCCCGCATGGTCGCCAGATAGATTGATCCACGGGCTAGGCGTACGCAGACCCGCAAGATCCAAAGCCCGAACCGTAAAACCTCCACGCCAATGAAGGCGCTGGTCGCTCCAGAGAATTGTACTATTCGTGAGGTGTAAAGCATCGAGCGCTACGGCCCAGTGTGCTTCAATGCGCTTTGCCTCAAAGCCATTGACCGGCAGTGGAGCTTCTTCTTCCTGCCCGCGTGGAGCGTGGACCATCCAGTCCAACTGACCATCAGCCGCACGATGCAGCGAAATCTGAGCCCCATCCACGACAAAGTCCTGGAAACGGACTTCGCGCTGCAGAAGCGCCAGAACCGACAAACCTGCGTGCAATGAACCTGCTTTAAAGAACGGCTCATCACCGGGCCGAGACAACACAACGTTTCGTGCTACAATCGACGGCCACGGCAAGAATTGAATTGCTGATTGCTCGACTTTTAAATCAAGGCCCGTTTCCTGCTTAAGCGCAATCGCGACACGAGCGCGCAAAGCGTCTTGATCAACCAATACGTTGACTGCAACGCTGGCGCCGACGACCAGCACAAAAAACATGATTACAGCGACAACCAGCTTCTTCACGCTGAAGCTCCTCTTCCTCACCATACGAAAAGACACCGGACCATGCTGCGCGCATGGCCAGTGCCTTTGGGTATCTCGTGTCCTAGAACCGCCAGCAGGCTCTTTTGTTTCAGGCCTTCTTGGCGCGTATGCGCTTTGGCCCCGGTGTATCACCTGCAACAAAGCCCATTGTACGGAACGTCTCACGCATATGCGCGGACAAAGGAGCCGTCACAATCAAACGACCACCTGCAGGGTGTGGGATATCAAGCTCCCGCGCATGCAAGTGCAACTGGTCCAAAAACCCGTCTGGATGCGCTGTTTTTCCGCCGTAGCGCGGGTCACCCAGGATAGGCGTACCGAGGGATTCGCAGTGCACGCGCAATTGGTGCGTCCGCCCCGTTAAGGGAGACAACGCCAACCACGTGATTTTCTTACCCGCAGCATCAATGGTTTCGTATTCACTCTTAGCGGATGCCGCGTCTTCTTCATCCCGGCCAACAGGAACAACCAACGCCGCACCACCCGCGCCAACTTTGGCTAAAGGCTGATCAATAACACCTGAAGCTGGCTGAGGGCGCCCCACAACAATCGCCCAATATGTCTTTTTCACATCGCGGCTACGGAATGCAGCCGCCAGCTTGGCAGCCACACCGGGAGTCCGCGCAATGAGCAACAGCCCTGATGTGTCACGGTCAATACGGTGGACAAGGCGGGGGCGTTCCCCCTCATCCTGCCGCAAACCGTCTAACATCATGTCCACGTGCTTCGTGATTCCGGGGCCGCCTTGCGTCGCGAGGCCCGATGGCTTGTTCAGCACCATTAAATGATCATCCTTATAGATGACCATTTTTTCGATTTCGCGCACCATGTGCGGATCTGGCGGCGGTGGAGGCGCTGGGCGACTTACATCCGGCATCGGTGGGATACGCACATTTTGGCCGGGCAAAAGACGCGTGTTGGTTTGCACGCGCCCACCATCAACACGCACCTGCCCCGTCCGGCAGAGCTTTTGCAGCGCGCCTTGCGTCAAATTTGGGTAGTGGCGTCTGAACCAACGATCAAGCCGCAGGTCGGCTTCATCCTCAGTGACAATACGATTGCTTACTTTCATGACTCGCGGGATGCCCTTTTCGCAGCCCGGCTGTCCAGAAGTTTTCGCAATCTTCCTTCATATCCTCGCTCTGTTGGCTGATAAAGCACAGCACGTGGCATACCATCCGGGAAATAATTCTGCCCCGAGAAACCACCTTCCGAGTCATGGTCGTATTCGTAACCCCGTCCGTAGCCGATATCTTTCATCAGATTAGTGGGGGCATTCAAGATATGTGCTGGCGGCATTAAACTGCCTGTATCACGCGCCAAGCGCCGGGCTGCTTTGTACGCCGTATAAACAGCATTGGATTTTGGAGCCGTAGCAAGATGCACAACCAACTGTGCGAGAGCCAACTCTCCCTCGGGGGAACCTAAACGCTCAAAGCTCTGCCATGCCGAAATTGCCAGATTCAGTGCCGAAGGGTCCGCTTGGCCGACATCCTCCGCAGCAAAACGCGCTAAACGACGCGCAATGTAACGGGGGTCCTCTCCTCCTTCAAGCATACGAGCGAACCAGTACAATGCAGCATCCGGGTCACTCCCACGCAGTGACTTATGCAGTGCAGAGATCAGATTATAGTGTTCTTCCCGGTCCTTATCGTACAGCACGGCCCGCCGCGCCAAAAGCCCTGTCAAATCTCGGGAGGCCAAGGGCGGCACATCTCCCAAAGCCGCAATCTGCTCAACCATATTCAGTAGATAACGCCCGTCGCCGTCTGCCATAGCCCTCACCGTTGCGCGGGCTTCACGGTCTAGAGGCAAAGAACGCTCAATAACGCTCTCAGCACGCTGAAGCAAAAGCTCCAAGCTGGCATCATCCAAGCGATTCAGCACCAGGACTTGGCAACGGGACAACAAAGCCGCATTGAGGGCGAATGATGGATTTTCCGTCGTGGCACCAACCAGCACAACAGTTCCGCGCTCTACAAATGGCAAGAAACCATCCTGCTGTGCGCGATTGAAGCGGTGTATTTCATCTACGAACAACAGCGTGCCACGGCCAGTCATCTGCTGGCGGCGCTCAGCTTCATCGAAAGCTTTTCGTAAATCCGCCACCCCGGAGAACACAGCAGAGATTTGTGCAAAAGCGAGATCGGCCCGCCCCGCCAAAAGTCTGGCAATCGTTGTCTTGCCGCAGCCCGGCCCGCCCCACAATATCAAGCTCGACAAAGTGCCCCGCGCCAACATCCGCGTAAGCGTTCCTTCATCGCCCAACAAATGCCCCTGACCACACACATCTTCCAAACGGCGCGGCCGTAGGCGATCCGCCAAGGGCTGCGTTCGCGGCTGTGTCTGAGCAGTAGATGCCGCAGGCGAACGACGTGCGTGCTCAGACGGCCCGACATTGCGCGACGCGTTGTTTCCTGCTTTTCCCTGCTGAGGTGGCATGTCACCAAATAAATCAGACACAGCCGCGCTCCCTTTGTTTGTCCATCACCATACTGTCCACCGCCTTAGGCGTTCCGGGCGGTTCGCTTTTTGCGATGAACTCATAATCATTAAATTTGAAGTTTTAGTGCACCAGCTTACGAAGGGCTCCCGGCAACAAAATCGTAAATGGGTTAATGGTCAGAGCTGGTTCTGCCAACTTGCCGCGCACCCGAAACGTTGCTGCGAGCAATCCACCATTTTTTTCCGGGCTGAAAAGCTTTCCTACACCCGGCAAATGCCCCGGCATCGCATTCAAACCAAACAAAGGAATGATTGTTCCATCAAGAGCGAGTGCCGTATCGGTTACACCGATCTGCCCTTCAAGCGTAGCACCCAAAGCTTCATTTCCTATTGTACCATCCCGCAGGCCGACTTGCCCATTAGCCAGTGAGAGTTTGCTGGCAAAATGCTGAATGGCGAAACGATCCGTCCGGGTGCTCGCCCAGTGTAACGGCGACAGCCCCGATGCTACCGTCACAGCCAATGGTGGCTTCAAAACATCGAAAGCACCAATTTCAACATGCCCGATAAAAGGCGGCAAACCTAAGCCAACCCCGGCGCTGCCGGACAATTTGTCACCATTCTTAAACTGCCCATCAAGATGCGCCACACCACCCTTTATTCGGTCAAACAAACCCAGCCCGCTCAGCAGCGTACCCACATTCCCAATATCCAAAACGAAAGGCTGCTCAGTCTTGGCATCCGCCAAAATCCCACGCACGCGGCTGGGCGTCTCCATAGCAAAATGCGCGGTCCTCAATTGGCCGGCCTTCAGCTCCATCTGGGCACGTACCCCAGTCATCACTCCCGCAGATGAGAAATAAACATGCGGTGCATCCAGCGAAATAGACCACCCCCACGGGAAGGCTGCTGCCCCCCACACGTTGCACAGCCCTGACTTGGCACAGTTTTCGGCGCGTTCAACTGTGCAAGGACCGGCGTTAGGTCAAGCGGGTCCGCTTTAACATGCACACCATACGTCCCCGCATCGGTAAGAGGCAGATCTATCTGGGCAGAACCAAGACTACGCCCTATGCGAAAACCTTCCGCCACGACACGACGAACATGCCCCTGCTCCACAAAAGCTCGTCCCGCCACATCCAAGCTGCGACCATGAGCCTGCAAGCCATCAAGAGCGTTCAACTCATTGCCCACAAGCCCCAAATGGGCAGCAATTTGTGCATGCTCGCCGATAGGTTTTGACCATACGGGGAAACTGATTGCGGCATCTGTCAAATCTGCACTGAGCGCAACATCGGCCTGCCGGGATGCCAACTGCGTATAATGCGCCAAAAGCGCCAACTGCCCACGGTCAAAGCCCGGCACCGGCAGACCTGCCCGCGCAGCCTGCGCCGGAGAAATTGTCGCTCGGGCTGTAATATCCTGCGTGACGCTTTGCCCATTAGATGGCCGCAACGCCTCCACAACTTCCGCCTCAATCGGAATGCCTGACATGCGGCCAGTCCCATTTACCGAGAGACTATCTTCCGTTGCCCGCAATGTACCCTTTGCCGCATCCAAACGCCGCCCGAGAAGCACGTTCCCAAGCCCTACATCATGAAACGCCACGTCAACGCTGACCCGTATCGCATCATCACGAATATTCGGTAACAAAGGCATGGAGAGCATTAAGTGCCCATCAAATGCCCCTGCGTAATCGGTAAAAGGTAAAGGATGCTGGGACAATAAATGCAAACGCGGGTGGAGCAACACCTCATGAATTGCTGCTAGCGGCCCCAGAACATGCACCGCTATTTGCGCTGGAGGGCCACGATCATACAGATGCTCAATGCGAACGGCGCCATCAGGAACATACAACATTCCAGAGGAGGTTTTCTGCTGCCCATGGACGACGTCAATAACCAAGGTCTCAGGGCCATCAAAATGTAGCGAGGCACTTGCATGCTCTGCTGGCGGAACAGGACGCAGCCAATGAACCGTCACATCATCCGCTGTGAAATGCCCATCCATGAGTGTTGGCCTGATGCCATCAAACCCGCGCTCCGAATGAATATGCGAGGTCAGCGTCATTTTATGACCTTGACCTGATGTCAAATTACGCGTCACCCACTGACGTGCGCCTTTCATAAAACGCAACGGCCAGATCGTACCTAAATGCTCCAGATCAAGCGCATCTATTTCTGCACTTGCCTGCCCGTCAATTTGCCTTGGATTTTTCAGTCCATCCGCGCTGCCTTCACCATGCGCAGTAAGGTGCGTGATATGACCAGCGCTGTCTTGTACGGCGAGAGTAGCCTCTTGCACGCTCACTTTCACAGGACCGGAAAAGCCCGGATGCTGCATTTCTACCCCAATACGCGCACCGCCTTTAACGATGTGAATGGGATTGCCCTGCACCTGTTCAACCTCACCCTCTCCGAGTTGAACAGTAAGACCAGCCCGCACGGGCCTTGCTTCAAAGCCCCGTGACGCCAACAGCGCGTCACCCTCCAGCGCTATAGGTAACTTCCACTGCCCTGCCAGCGGTAGCACTGCCCCCAAGGCGGAAGGGTCGGTTGGCGTCATAGCAAAATGCCACGCGCCCATATTTTCTTGCTCTTTGCCTTCCGCGCTGAGCTGCGTGTGGGCTGTTCCGAGCGTGAGGTTGCTCTTCCACCGCCCAACCCACGCGCACTCTTTACCGTCATGCATCTTGCATACGCCATGAGCCTCTACAGGGCCGAGCGCAACGATCTCATCAGGTAACAAGCCTTTTACGGATACAGTCACATCATGGATATCAAGCACACCCAGCCGGTCGAGTTGCGTAGGAACACCACGCCCTTTATGTCCTTGCTCTGGCAAATCCAGCTCTAACGCGCCGTTAGCCGTTGAGCGTAGAGCAATATGCGTATGCTGTATCCGCAATCGGCGTGGTGCGATAACTCCATGAAGCAAAGGGCTTAACGATAGAACGCTATCAATCTCACCTGCTGTTTCGGCTATTTTTCCATCCAGCCCCCGGATAGTCAGGCAGTGCGCTTCCAACATAATACCCGCTGGTACACCGTCACGAGCGGGCTGCCATTGCAGGAACAGCCGCTCCCAAGCCAGCATCCCTGCTGGGTGGCCAGGAATCCGCCCACCAACAACAGGGATGGGCCCCATAAGGTGAGAGAGACGCGTAACCTCCAAGGGTCCGTGCGCCAAGCGCCATGCCAGCACCGCGCCACTCACCGCAGCCAAAGCGCAGGGCACAATCAACACCAAGCAGACCCAACGCGCGACATGCCAGTGCTTTGGCAAGTGCACACCGCCGCGGAAACGTCGACCGTGCTCTAAAAGGTCATGGATGTGGGATTGTGGTGAATGCCGGTGACGAGGGCCATGCAAACAAAAAACCGGCGCTCCGGCTCCTCTGGATCAACGTCAAAACCAGCAAGGCGCTAAGGCACCCTGCCGGCCCAAACTCTTACACGCGGGAGAGGCAGCACTCAGCCGAGTTGCGCCATGGCCTCCGTTACGAGCTGAACGTGCTCGGCGGGCTTAACGTTGCGCCAGATAAAGCGGATTACGCCTGCGCTGTCGACCAGGAAAGAGCTGCGCTCCATTCCCATATACTTGCGCCCATACATAGATTTCTCAACCCATGTACCAAAAACCTCAGCTATACTGTGGTCTTCATCAGATGCCAGAGGGAAATCCAAGGCGTATTTTGCCTCGAATTTCTGAATTTTCGCTATTGGGTCTGGGCTTACACCAATGACGGTTAACCCAAGACTGGCGAGGCTAGCCTTATGGTCCCGAATGGAACAGGCCTGCGTCGTGCAGCCGGGCGTATCAGCCTTCGGATAAAAATAAAGAAGGTAAGGACGCCCAGCCAGATCCGCGCTACTCAAGACGCGGCCGTCGGCCAAGTTCAGAGAAAGGTCGGGCACATGATCGCCCAATTTCAACGCAGTATCAGTCATGGAAATAATCATTGCCTGAGTACCTTTGCCTAATCAAGACAAAGGTACTCACAACTGTATCAATACCCTGGGTACATCACGACAGGC
It contains:
- the bcp gene encoding thioredoxin-dependent thiol peroxidase, with translation MTDTALKLGDHVPDLSLNLADGRVLSSADLAGRPYLLYFYPKADTPGCTTQACSIRDHKASLASLGLTVIGVSPDPIAKIQKFEAKYALDFPLASDEDHSIAEVFGTWVEKSMYGRKYMGMERSSFLVDSAGVIRFIWRNVKPAEHVQLVTEAMAQLG
- a CDS encoding AsmA-like C-terminal region-containing protein; this encodes MTGVRAQMELKAGQLRTAHFAMETPSRVRGILADAKTEQPFVLDIGNVGTLLSGLGLFDRIKGGVAHLDGQFKNGDKLSGSAGVGLGLPPFIGHVEIGAFDVLKPPLAVTVASGLSPLHWASTRTDRFAIQHFASKLSLANGQVGLRDGTIGNEALGATLEGQIGVTDTALALDGTIIPLFGLNAMPGHLPGVGKLFSPEKNGGLLAATFRVRGKLAEPALTINPFTILLPGALRKLVH
- a CDS encoding AsmA family protein — translated: MKKLVVAVIMFFVLVVGASVAVNVLVDQDALRARVAIALKQETGLDLKVEQSAIQFLPWPSIVARNVVLSRPGDEPFFKAGSLHAGLSVLALLQREVRFQDFVVDGAQISLHRAADGQLDWMVHAPRGQEEEAPLPVNGFEAKRIEAHWAVALDALHLTNSTILWSDQRLHWRGGFTVRALDLAGLRTPSPWINLSGDHAGTPFSLKGHLGALNAFGSAATPNGQAWSFSLATSLGPDTRRDWMNVDGSISDPRLMRGLILRVRGEWLDLQDMQKLFPHADLPHIPSFGGDISLSGDIDKQALSVKSVAAQGNYWPMPGITVTAIHLHAGNLPIKHVTFGHVTIGADSEQAPLSVETDIEWQGSDWHASGQAGTLAGITDFLRRAGKGNFVPVHAELRSEALSLSNTLGASSSSPPLNAQDNLVLTVSGSLGATAKLTVQGKADQLHTPFNLLHDVAVGGAVTINAQHDYTIDDLALESQEAALAGNVLIKRSDGSRVHLAGSLTSKHLDIDALMQASGSSIPPKGATSAAITAKAPASVPQALVKMGAAADKGGTSASEVAPPSADAQNTEKALPSWVQWLRKADGDMHISAEQLHAGGVDYAGISAQISLSAGHLMVDGLKGQSLTVPLGGKLDIDASTLPAHLHVQASSFIMPAEWVQGVIEMPEVLRGPVQIVGELSGAGQDTESLRATLAGSIGFSMVDARVSGTWLAHLAGPQAAAFIGNGERSLRCLGTHLTLSDGSAIVDALGLQAGNMQVSGHGQIGLVAENLTLHLRPSLQLAGAEASAPIMLDGPWHNLSVQPERDANGNAQLTLGGASDTSDDPCGAWLAAGRQNQPGPEPKANERHHNRASDLLKALGVLH
- a CDS encoding ATP12 family protein, whose translation is MSAKRRFWKSVSVIEQQAEHGLGTVYMPALDGRPIRLPKGSTLAVAQRPLAEAIAAEWGRIEEGTFQPESLPLTRITGTMIERIRPDMSVPRSALLSFGLDDALCYDGGTGGESLQRLMAWLAERQIRPVVTTGLMPVTQAPDYVNALELWLAERNEAELAALGVIVQAGGSVLVGLALLEGGLTLEQAVSIITADERKQEAVWGGDKELTATIHTRQNDLQDAVTFLALSQQ
- a CDS encoding YhdP family protein encodes the protein MHGPRHRHSPQSHIHDLLEHGRRFRGGVHLPKHWHVARWVCLVLIVPCALAAVSGAVLAWRLAHGPLEVTRLSHLMGPIPVVGGRIPGHPAGMLAWERLFLQWQPARDGVPAGIMLEAHCLTIRGLDGKIAETAGEIDSVLSLSPLLHGVIAPRRLRIQHTHIALRSTANGALELDLPEQGHKGRGVPTQLDRLGVLDIHDVTVSVKGLLPDEIVALGPVEAHGVCKMHDGKECAWVGRWKSNLTLGTAHTQLSAEGKEQENMGAWHFAMTPTDPSALGAVLPLAGQWKLPIALEGDALLASRGFEARPVRAGLTVQLGEGEVEQVQGNPIHIVKGGARIGVEMQHPGFSGPVKVSVQEATLAVQDSAGHITHLTAHGEGSADGLKNPRQIDGQASAEIDALDLEHLGTIWPLRFMKGARQWVTRNLTSGQGHKMTLTSHIHSERGFDGIRPTLMDGHFTADDVTVHWLRPVPPAEHASASLHFDGPETLVIDVVHGQQKTSSGMLYVPDGAVRIEHLYDRGPPAQIAVHVLGPLAAIHEVLLHPRLHLLSQHPLPFTDYAGAFDGHLMLSMPLLPNIRDDAIRVSVDVAFHDVGLGNVLLGRRLDAAKGTLRATEDSLSVNGTGRMSGIPIEAEVVEALRPSNGQSVTQDITARATISPAQAARAGLPVPGFDRGQLALLAHYTQLASRQADVALSADLTDAAISFPVWSKPIGEHAQIAAHLGLVGNELNALDGLQAHGRSLDVAGRAFVEQGHVRRVVAEGFRIGRSLGSAQIDLPLTDAGTYGVHVKADPLDLTPVLAQLNAPKTVPSQGCATCGGQQPSRGGGLFRWMHRMFISHLRE
- a CDS encoding replication-associated recombination protein A; translation: MPPQQGKAGNNASRNVGPSEHARRSPAASTAQTQPRTQPLADRLRPRRLEDVCGQGHLLGDEGTLTRMLARGTLSSLILWGGPGCGKTTIARLLAGRADLAFAQISAVFSGVADLRKAFDEAERRQQMTGRGTLLFVDEIHRFNRAQQDGFLPFVERGTVVLVGATTENPSFALNAALLSRCQVLVLNRLDDASLELLLQRAESVIERSLPLDREARATVRAMADGDGRYLLNMVEQIAALGDVPPLASRDLTGLLARRAVLYDKDREEHYNLISALHKSLRGSDPDAALYWFARMLEGGEDPRYIARRLARFAAEDVGQADPSALNLAISAWQSFERLGSPEGELALAQLVVHLATAPKSNAVYTAYKAARRLARDTGSLMPPAHILNAPTNLMKDIGYGRGYEYDHDSEGGFSGQNYFPDGMPRAVLYQPTERGYEGRLRKLLDSRAAKRASRES
- a CDS encoding RluA family pseudouridine synthase, which codes for MKVSNRIVTEDEADLRLDRWFRRHYPNLTQGALQKLCRTGQVRVDGGRVQTNTRLLPGQNVRIPPMPDVSRPAPPPPPDPHMVREIEKMVIYKDDHLMVLNKPSGLATQGGPGITKHVDMMLDGLRQDEGERPRLVHRIDRDTSGLLLIARTPGVAAKLAAAFRSRDVKKTYWAIVVGRPQPASGVIDQPLAKVGAGGAALVVPVGRDEEDAASAKSEYETIDAAGKKITWLALSPLTGRTHQLRVHCESLGTPILGDPRYGGKTAHPDGFLDQLHLHARELDIPHPAGGRLIVTAPLSAHMRETFRTMGFVAGDTPGPKRIRAKKA